Proteins co-encoded in one Arachis hypogaea cultivar Tifrunner chromosome 13, arahy.Tifrunner.gnm2.J5K5, whole genome shotgun sequence genomic window:
- the LOC112792259 gene encoding cationic peroxidase 2-like: MDGGFYLLVVIGLVSLGVVNSVHGQGTRVGFYSSTCPRAESIVRSTVQSHLNSDLTLAAGLLRMHFHDCFVQGCDGSVLIAGNNTEKSAVPNLALRGFEVIDDAKTQLESACPNVVSCADILALAARDSVVLSGGVSWQVPTGRRDGVVSRESDVELPGPDDSVDLQKQKFAALGLDTKDLVTLVGGHTIGTTSCGLLSSRLYNFNGRNGPDPTIDPSFLPQLQALCPQNGGAPSKRVPLDNGSQTKFDTSYFNNVKKGRGILQSDQALWTDPSTKALVQRYSLGLTFNVDFGNSMVKMSNIGVKTGSEGEIRKKCSAFN, encoded by the exons ATGGACGGTGGTTTCTATCTACTAGTAGTGATTGGTTTGGTTTCATTGGGGGTTGTTAACAGCGTGCATGGGCAAGGGACGCGTGTAGGGTTCTACTCTAGTACGTGCCCTAGAGCGGAGTCCATTGTTAGGTCGACGGTTCAGTCTCATCTTAACTCTGACCTTACTTTGGCTGCGGGGCTGCTGAGGATGCACTTCCATGACTGCTTTGTTCAAGGTTGTGATGGTTCCGTCCTCATTGCTGGCAACAACACCGAGAAGAGTGCGGTACCCAACCTTGCACTCAGAGGCTTTGAGGTCATTGATGATGCAAAGACGCAGCTCGAGTCTGCCTGCCCTAATGTGGTGTCTTGTGCTGATATCCTTGCCCTTGCTGCCCGTGATTCCGTTGTTCTG AGTGGTGGAGTTAGTTGGCAAGTGCCAACTGGACGCAGAGACGGCGTAGTGTCACGTGAGTCGGATGTGGAGTTACCGGGACCGGATGACTCTGTTGACTTGCAGAAACAGAAGTTTGCGGCATTGGGTCTCGACACAAAAGACCTTGTTACCCTTGTTG GTGGACACACCATTGGCACTACAAGTTGTGGGCTTTTGAGCAGCAGGCTATACAATTTCAACGGAAGAAATGGTCCTGACCCGACCATTGACCCTTCATTTCTTCCTCAGTTACAAGCACTTTGCCCTCAGAATGGTGGAGCTCCTAGTAAGCGAGTGCCTCTAGATAATGGTAGCCAAACCAAATTTGATACATCTTACTTTAATAATGTGAAAAAGGGCAGGGGAATTCTGCAATCTGATCAGGCACTGTGGACTGATCCTTCCACAAAGGCACTTGTGCAGAGGTACTCACTTGGATTAACCTTTAATGTTGACTTTGGAAATTCTATGGTCAAGATGAGCAACATTGGTGTCAAGACAGGTTCTGAAGGTGAAATCCGCAAGAAATGCTCcgcttttaattaa
- the LOC112792260 gene encoding uncharacterized protein, whose translation MDFHHHNNHHSSPSSSNSSSTATVTTTQNPTSDDPMHSWWESVSKARSRIHALAAILPSSSAEALSALADSDRPALSLLSSPAAYSAVSSSLQGSASDPLCHWLYDTFLSSDPHLRLLVLSFLPLLSALYLSRIHHHFDPSSLAGFEAVLLAIYAAETKSRAGKPLLVTIPDLSQPSIYHAPLRKPSSSVDRPSSVGVLSPPLEPHVAMKSTKRATIVGTALHCYYAQISQMPSWSKLEFCRFAAGWAGQDCPCRSELDHRDETAIANGHGAIGSSEIEIEEVAEEMGNLNLQIQKSDFDLDSNGGNGEGAHKGDRIPLPWEILQPVLRILGHCLLGPLNPQEVKDAASSAVRSLYARASHDLVPQAILATRSLIQLDNRTREAAKAAAAVAAAAANAATTASANSSSNSNTPTKPKKPEILLVSK comes from the coding sequence ATGGACTTCCACCATCACAACAACCACCACTCCTCACCGTCGTCGTCCAACTCCTCATCCACAGCCACCGTCACCACCACGCAAAACCCTACCTCCGACGACCCTATGCACTCCTGGTGGGAGTCCGTCTCCAAGGCACGCTCTCGCATCCACGCCCTCGCTGCCATCCTTCCTTCCTCCTCCGCCGAAGCCCTCTCCGCACTCGCAGATTCCGACCGCCCtgctctctccctcctctcctcgcCCGCCGCCTACTCCGCCGTTTCCTCCTCCCTGCAAGGCTCCGCCTCCGACCCACTCTGCCACTGGCTCTACGACACCTTCCTCTCCTCCGACCCACACCTCCGCCTCCttgtcctctccttcctcccccTACTTTCCGCCCTATACCTCTCCCGCATCCACCACCACTTCGATCCCTCTTCCCTCGCTGGCTTCGAAGCCGTTCTACTCGCCATCTACGCCGCTGAGACCAAATCCCGTGCTGGCAAACCCTTGCTCGTCACGATCCCCGACCTCTCCCAGCCCTCAATCTACCACGCCCCCCTCCGGAAGCCCTCTTCCTCCGTAGACAGGCCCTCCTCTGTCGGCGTTCTGTCGCCCCCGCTGGAGCCGCACGTTGCCATGAAGTCAACGAAGAGGGCCACTATCGTCGGCACCGCGCTACACTGCTACTACGCACAGATCTCGCAGATGCCGAGCTGGTCGAAGCTCGAATTCTGCCGCTTCGCCGCCGGGTGGGCTGGGCAGGACTGCCCTTGCCGAAGTGAACTCGATCACCGCGACGAGACTGCTATTGCGAACGGGCATGGTGCAATTGGGAGCTCCGAGATTGAAATTGAGGAGGTGGCTGAAGAAATGGGGAATTTGAATTTGCAGATTCAAAAAAGTGATTTTGATTTGGATTCCAATGGGGGTAATGGTGAAGGGGCTCATAAAGGTGATAGGATCCCTTTGCCGTGGGAGATTCTACAACCGGTTCTGAGGATATTGGGGCACTGCTTGCTGGGTCCTTTGAACCCTCAAGAAGTGAAGGATGCTGCATCTTCTGCTGTCAGGTCTTTGTATGCAAGGGCTTCTCATGATTTGGTGCCTCAAGCCATACTTGCCACCAGGAGTCTCATTCAGCTTGATAACAGGACTAGGGAGGCTGCCAAGGCAGCTGCTGCCGTAGCTGCCGCTGCAGCAAATGCTGCCACGACTGCCAGTGCCAACTCTTCCTCCAATTCTAACACTCCCACTAAACCCAAGAAACCTGAAATTCTATTGGTTTCCAAGTGA
- the LOC112792261 gene encoding uncharacterized protein: MHFICTLFQCPSMAMASTFSLTNTTITPFLSPTSPPKISSFRFSNSRSLPLPTLSTASSSPTTISHAPNDYKDAPIELRYPAFPSVLDINQIRNILPHRFPFLLVDRVIEYNPGVSAVAIKNVTINDNFFPGHFPERPIMPGVLMVEAMAQVGGLVMLQPEVGGSRENFFFAGIDKVRFRKPVIAGDTLVMRMTLIKLQKRFGIAKMEGKAYVGGEVVCEGEFLMATGSGGE, translated from the exons ATGCATTTCATTTGCACTCTCTTTCAGTGCCCATCAATGGCAATGGCCTCTACTTTCTCCCTCACCAACACCACCATCACACCTTTCCTCTCTCCCACTTCTCCGCCTAAGATCTCTTCTTTCCGCTTTTCCAATTCCAGATCACTCCCCCTCCCTACTCTCTCCACCGCCTCTTCTTCTCCCACTACTATTTCACATGCTCCAAATGACTACAAAGACGCCCCTATTGAATTAA GGTACCCTGCATTTCCATCGGTCTTGGACATCAATCAGATTCGTAACATTCTCCCACACAG GTTTCCATTCCTTCTAGTGGATAGAGTTATTGAGTACAACCCTGGAGTTTCAGCCGTCGCCATCAAGAATGTAACCATCAACGATAACTTCTTCCCTGGACATTTTCCTGAAAGGCCTATCATGCCTGGTGTCCTTATGGTTGAG GCAATGGCACAAGTTGGCGGATTGGTCATGCTGCAACCCGAGGTGGGAGGTTCTCGCGAGAATTTCTTCTTTGCCGGAATAGATAAGGTGCGATTTAGGAAGCCGGTGATTGCAGGAGACACTTTGGTTATGAGAATGACACTCATCAAACTGCAAAAGCGATTTGGAATAGCAAAGATGGAAGGGAAGGCCTATGTTGGAGGTGAAGTTGTCTGTGAGGGTGAGTTCTTGATGGCTACTGGCTCTGGTGGTGAATAA